The following are from one region of the Sorghum bicolor cultivar BTx623 chromosome 2, Sorghum_bicolor_NCBIv3, whole genome shotgun sequence genome:
- the LOC8059729 gene encoding histone-lysine N-methyltransferase family member SUVH9, protein MRREGLGNFGVEEEEAREDGQGSLFMEMDVEESSPSSSLMSSPAGSSDSIDLNFLPFLKREPKSEPGSPELGPLPLPTQTPPPQHAAAPAPAPAPEASVPLPPATPDLSSAPVMAPLQSLPPNQDVDAVLQEYYRLASLYVSSTGSGAIVPAPAPEATAPAVVQSASGSVVKKRRPRSSDLVRVSSLGVQDQIYFRDLVRRARITFECLRGLLLRDDERAESLGLPGVAGFGVARERRRVRADLRAAAIMADHDLWLNRDRRIVGPLPGISVGDAFFFRMELCVLGLHGQVQAGIDYVSAGRSASGEPIATSIIVSGGYEDDDDHGDVLVYTGHGGRDPNLHKHCVDQKLEGGNLALERSMAYGIEIRVIRAVKSRRSPVGKVYFYDGLYKVVDYWLDRGKSGFGVYKYRMLRIEGQEPMGTVNYQVAEQLKVDVLAIRPTGYLSFDISMGRETLPVALFNDVDDDQDPLLFEYLARPIFPTSAVQGKFAEGGGGGCDCAGICSIGCNCAGRNGGEFAYDKTGTLLRGKPLVYECGPYCRCPPSCPNRVSQKGLQHKLEVFRSRETGWGVRSLDLIKAGTFICEFSGIVLTHQQSEIVAANGDCLVRPSRFPPRWLDWGDISDVNPDYVAPNHPAIPELNFAIDVSRARNVACYFSHSCSPNVFVQFVLFDHYNASYPHLMIFAMENIPPLRELSIDYGMVDEWVGQLTM, encoded by the coding sequence ATGCGCCGCGAGGGTTTGGGGAATTTtggagtggaggaggaggaggcaagGGAGGACGGGCAGGGAAGTTTGTTTATGGAAATGGATGTGGAGGAatcctcgccgtcgtcgtcgctgaTGTCATCTCCGGCCGGGTCGTCGGATTCCATAGACCTCAACTTCCTGCCGTTCCTCAAGAGGGAGCCCAAGTCGGAGCCGGGGTCACCAGAGCTCGGCCCCCTGCCGCTGCCGACCcagacgccgccgccgcagcatgcggcggctccggctccggctccggctcctgAGGCCTCGGTGCCTCTGCCGCCAGCGACTCCTGACCTTTCGTCCGCGCCGGTGATGGCGCCGCTGCAGTCGCTGCCGCCTAACCAGGACGTGGACGCGGTCCTTCAGGAGTACTACCGCCTCGCGAGCCTCTACGTCTCGTCTACGGGGTCCGGGGCCATCgtcccggcgccggcgccggaggcGACCGCACCGGCGGTGGTGCAGTCCGCGTCCGGGTCCGTCGTGAAGAAGCGCCGGCCGCGTTCGTCGGACCTCGTGCGGGTCTCCTCGCTCGGCGTGCAGGACCAGATCTACTTCCGCGACCTCGTGCGCAGGGCGCGCATCACTTTCGAGTGCCTCCGCGGGCTGCTACTCAGGGACGACGAGCGCGCCGAGTCCCTCGGCCTCCCGGGCGTCGCCGGGTTCGGCGTTGCCAGGGAACGGCGCCGCGTCCGCGCGGACCTGCGTGCCGCCGCGATCATGGCGGACCACGACCTCTGGCTCAATCGCGACCGCCGTATCGTGGGGCCGTTGCCCGGGATCTCGGTGGGCGATGCGTTCTTCTTCCGCATGGAGCTCTGCGTGCTTGGCCTCCATGGCCAGGTGCAGGCAGGAATTGATTATGTCAGTGCAGGGAGGTCTGCATCTGGAGAGCCTATAGCCACATCTATAATTGTATCTGGTGGGtatgaggatgatgatgatcacggcgACGTACTTGTGTACACTGGGCATGGCGGCCGTGATCCCAACCTCCACAAGCATTGTGTTGATCAGAAGCTGGAGGGCGGCAATCTTGCGCTCGAGCGCAGCATGGCTTATGGTATTGAGATTCGTGTAATCCGTGCTGTCAAGTCAAGACGAAGCCCTGTTGGTAAGGTATACTTCTATGATGGCCTATACAAGGTTGTTGACTACTGGCTCGACCGTGGGAAATCTGGGTTTGGTGTTTATAAGTATAGAATGCTGCGCATTGAGGGCCAAGAACCCATGGGTACTGTGAATTATCAAGTAGCTGAACAACTTAAGGTGGATGTGCTTGCTATAAGGCCAACAGGGTATTTGAGCTTTGATATCTCCATGGGCCGAGAGACCTTGCCAGTTGCActcttcaatgatgttgatgatGATCAGGACCCACTCTTGTTCGAGTATCTGGCACGGCCAATATTTCCTACCTCTGCTGTTCAGGGGAAGTTTGCtgaaggtggtggtggtggttgtgATTGCGCTGGGATTTGCTCAATTGGATGTAACTGTGCAGGGAGGAATGGTGGCGAGTTTGCATATGATAAGACTGGAACCCTGCTACGAGGCAAGCCACTGGTATATGAGTGTGGGCCATACTGCAGGTGCCCACCTAGTTGCCCCAACAGGGTTAGTCAGAAGGGGCTTCAACATAAGCTTGAGGTATTCCGGTCAAGGGAGACTGGGTGGGGAGTTCGGTCTTTGGATCTCATAAAGGCTGGCACATTCATTTGTGAGTTCAGCGGGATTGTCCTTACTCACCAGCAGTCAGAGATTGTGGCAGCGAATGGCGATTGCTTGGTGCGTCCAAGTAGGTTTCCTCCAAGGTGGCTGGATTGGGGTGATATATCTGATGTGAACCCAGATTATGTGGCTCCAAACCATCCTGCTATTCCTGAGTTAAACTTTGCAATTGACGTGTCAAGGGCAAGGAATGTGGCATGCTATTTCAGCCACAGTTGCAGTCCAAACGTGTTTGTCCAGTTTGTGCTGTTTGATCATTACAATGCCTCTTACCCCCACCTCATGATCTTTGCCATGGAAAACATTCCACCATTGAGGGAGCTAAGCATTGACTATGGGATGGTTGATGAATGGGTTGGACAGTTAACCATGTAG